One Miscanthus floridulus cultivar M001 chromosome 11, ASM1932011v1, whole genome shotgun sequence DNA window includes the following coding sequences:
- the LOC136493187 gene encoding uncharacterized protein, with product MSYFQATIHKPHSMLTAYKPVAGPGRTRELLHQHSLCPHSTRSFKLQEQVYPRLVLVSACHKRLGPVYASSGKENPKIINDPFSMESLNKAMAEAKRPRSIQDVLMDQMAKIRGLGSGGNGGNKNRYGRGGGRSDGPEDESFKQSLYEMLQIFIATVAFILVYIHIIRGEELYRLARDYTRYMVTGKRTARLKRAMLNWRDFSESITKKDSAQEDYYGRSTSSESTWWQQPQQLVRRIEELCRGYLRPHAQES from the exons ATGAGCTACTTCCAAGCTACAATACACAAGCCTCATAGTATGCTCACTGCGTACAAGCCAGTAGCTGGTCCTGGAAGGACCCGTGAGCTACTTCatcaacattctctatgcccacaTTCAACCAGATCCTTCAAGCTGCAGGAGCAAGTGTATCCAAGGCTTGTTCTTGTTTCCGCTTGCCATAAAAGACTTGGTCCTGTGTATGCTTCGAGTGGGAAAGAGAACCCTAAGATTATCAATGAT CCCTTTTCAATGGAATCTTTGAACAAAGCTATGGCAGAAGCAAAAAGGCCAAGGTCAATTCAAGACGTGCTGATGGATCAAATGGCTAAGATTCGAGGACTAGGATCTGGTGGAAATGGAGGAAACAAAAACCGTTATGGACGTGGTGGTGGTCGTTCTGATGGCCCAGAGGACGAGTCTTTTAAGCAATCATTATATGAGATGCTCCAGATTTTTATAGCAACTGTTGCATTCATACTTGTG TATATCCACATAATAAGAGGGGAGGAGTTATACCGCCTTGCTAGGGACTACACCAGATATATGGTTACTGGGAAGAGAACAGCTCGACTGAAACGTGCAATGCTAAACTGGCGCGATTTTTCCGAGAGCATCACCAAGAAGGATAGTGCACAAGAAGACTACTACGGAAGATCAACTTCTTCCGAATCCACGTGGTGGCAACAGCCCCAACAGCTCGTTCGTCGTATCGAGGAGCTCTGCAGAGGCTATTTGCGCCCGCACGCGCAGGAATCGTAG